A genomic window from Archaeoglobus profundus DSM 5631 includes:
- a CDS encoding AAA family ATPase, whose translation MLKDKLTELKYRLAERFVQREAEITAVLAGLLSGEPTILVGEVGTAKTALIENLASMIDARYFYYLLTRFTEPDEILGVLDINALREGKYVRRTEGKLPQAEIVFLDEIFKASSAIRNILLDIILNKRIFSDGSYIRLPMLALYTASNEISGDVEDAPFYDRLTIRCFVKGVSEDSWEELIEKGVELDLGVESDIVMSVNDVKSLQNAVMEKFRQITSNRDLIRRYIEALVRLKQRGVKISDRRKIKVLKVASAISFVYGENDVSLDSLAEALKLTAVHDEEDLKKVEQIILELGLSSFYQHVQKIQVVTAELQNALNASLNGGMEELKMLSTIYKKASTLMDEIPKNPRLLPYIRQFKQVYSRAEDVLERKKAELFGI comes from the coding sequence ATGTTGAAGGACAAGCTTACCGAACTTAAGTATAGGCTTGCGGAGAGGTTCGTTCAGAGGGAGGCAGAGATAACAGCTGTACTTGCCGGTCTGCTTTCTGGAGAACCTACAATACTTGTTGGAGAGGTTGGAACGGCTAAAACGGCTTTAATCGAAAATCTAGCCAGCATGATCGATGCTAGGTACTTCTACTACCTCTTAACAAGGTTTACCGAGCCAGATGAGATACTGGGTGTTTTGGATATAAATGCATTGAGGGAAGGTAAGTACGTCAGAAGAACTGAAGGAAAGCTTCCGCAAGCTGAGATAGTCTTCTTGGATGAAATTTTCAAGGCAAGCTCGGCTATCAGAAACATTCTTCTGGACATAATCCTTAACAAGAGAATTTTCAGTGATGGAAGTTACATAAGGTTGCCGATGCTGGCGTTGTATACCGCAAGCAACGAGATAAGTGGCGATGTCGAAGATGCGCCATTCTACGACAGGCTAACAATAAGATGCTTTGTTAAAGGTGTTTCAGAGGATTCATGGGAAGAGTTAATAGAAAAGGGCGTCGAACTAGATTTGGGCGTTGAAAGCGATATCGTTATGAGCGTGAACGACGTTAAAAGTTTGCAAAATGCAGTAATGGAAAAGTTTAGGCAGATTACCAGCAACAGAGATCTAATAAGGAGATATATCGAAGCTCTAGTGAGGTTAAAGCAAAGGGGAGTTAAGATTTCGGATAGGAGGAAAATAAAGGTTCTGAAAGTAGCCTCTGCAATATCCTTCGTTTACGGAGAGAACGATGTTAGCTTAGACTCCTTAGCAGAGGCTTTGAAGCTTACAGCCGTTCACGATGAAGAGGATTTGAAAAAGGTTGAACAGATAATACTCGAGCTTGGACTGAGCAGTTTCTATCAGCACGTGCAGAAGATTCAGGTTGTAACTGCGGAGTTGCAAAACGCCTTAAATGCGAGTCTTAACGGTGGAATGGAAGAACTTAAGATGCTATCGACAATTTACAAGAAAGCATCAACTTTAATGGATGAGATACCGAAGAATCCGAGATTGCTACCGTACATAAGACAGTTCAAGCAGGTTTACAGTAGAGCAGAAGACGTTTTGGAGAGGAAGAAGGCTGAACTCTTCGGAATATGA
- a CDS encoding imidazoleglycerol-phosphate dehydratase, producing MRVLRKAVVRRKTGEVDIYIELDLDSKGYTIEMDIPFFRHMLETLAKHSNVSLTLRAFGDDEHHTIEDTAIALGTAVAKALGDKRGIRRFGQAIVPMDDALAICGLDLSGRGYFVIEGDINENYVHFFDTFCRNSGMNVHLIVKGQNMHHKIEACFKALALAFRQAKEVIGEDVLSTKGVLD from the coding sequence ATGAGGGTTTTGAGAAAGGCTGTTGTTAGGAGAAAGACAGGGGAAGTGGATATATACATTGAATTGGATCTCGATTCGAAGGGTTATACGATTGAGATGGACATTCCATTCTTCAGGCACATGCTCGAAACCTTGGCAAAGCACTCGAACGTGAGTTTAACGCTTAGAGCTTTCGGAGATGACGAACATCACACAATTGAAGATACTGCAATAGCTTTGGGAACTGCAGTCGCCAAAGCTTTGGGGGATAAGAGGGGTATAAGGCGCTTTGGACAGGCGATAGTTCCTATGGATGATGCTTTAGCGATATGTGGTCTAGATTTGAGCGGCAGGGGTTACTTTGTCATCGAGGGCGATATTAACGAGAACTACGTCCACTTCTTCGACACATTCTGCAGAAATTCGGGGATGAATGTACATCTGATCGTTAAAGGGCAAAACATGCACCACAAGATCGAAGCCTGCTTTAAGGCACTTGCTCTAGCATTCAGACAGGCTAAGGAGGTAATTGGCGAGGATGTTCTAAGCACGAAGGGAGTTTTGGATTGA
- a CDS encoding vWA domain-containing protein → MKNNLVNVTNDDFIYQLIAQRIEGYLPKDLQQVYRTCEQIQLIATDCYFLHYSLYPFLRSKNEDDVLEEARKFLQDYISSDRYQKIKMLTTLDDEMSLAYSIALAKAVIGKVLGLIRLEHENPFDNLKAYVVWAMRAMVEGGEIPAILDYATEYAEEMVRNANDVRELIGGKRAGKEEGTFKKVLDLAEHMLYVKFMRDIVSFSKKLFSHIPKATYILKKRGRFGEELSGYSLTKRIDRALVRELALPEELFLKKFSGEGFLTKEKLSIAEGAYYILVDKSGSMVGEKTVWARSVALAIYRMASLKRRRYFLRFFDKKTHHLLSDPHEVVDAILKVKSNGGTDITNALRTAVKDLVERGLSDLTNTIVIITDGEDVVEDLSKDLKKANANLISVMIQGENETLKSISDCYMRAELSEAGGIKLLKIVEAS, encoded by the coding sequence ATGAAGAACAATCTCGTAAACGTTACAAATGATGACTTTATCTATCAGCTGATCGCTCAGAGAATTGAAGGTTATCTGCCAAAAGATCTACAACAGGTTTACAGAACTTGTGAGCAGATTCAACTGATCGCTACAGATTGCTACTTTCTACACTACTCCCTCTACCCTTTCTTGAGATCAAAGAATGAAGACGACGTGCTTGAAGAGGCTAGGAAGTTTTTGCAGGATTACATCTCGAGCGATAGGTATCAGAAGATAAAGATGCTTACGACTTTAGACGATGAGATGAGCCTTGCATACAGCATAGCTTTGGCAAAGGCTGTTATAGGGAAGGTTTTGGGATTGATAAGACTCGAGCACGAAAACCCGTTCGATAACTTGAAGGCTTACGTCGTATGGGCGATGAGGGCTATGGTTGAAGGCGGAGAGATTCCGGCGATTTTGGATTACGCAACCGAATATGCTGAAGAGATGGTCAGAAATGCAAACGATGTTAGGGAACTTATAGGTGGTAAAAGGGCTGGAAAGGAGGAGGGAACGTTCAAGAAAGTTTTAGATTTGGCTGAGCACATGCTTTATGTGAAGTTCATGAGAGATATAGTCTCCTTCTCGAAGAAGCTCTTCAGCCACATTCCAAAAGCGACATACATTCTAAAGAAAAGGGGGAGATTCGGGGAAGAGCTATCCGGTTACAGCCTAACCAAAAGAATAGACAGAGCTTTAGTTAGAGAGCTAGCTCTACCAGAAGAGCTCTTCTTGAAAAAGTTTAGCGGTGAAGGATTTCTAACGAAGGAGAAGCTCAGCATTGCTGAAGGCGCCTATTACATACTCGTGGATAAAAGTGGATCTATGGTTGGTGAAAAAACGGTTTGGGCGAGAAGTGTTGCCTTGGCAATATACAGGATGGCGAGCCTAAAAAGGAGGAGGTACTTCCTCAGATTTTTCGACAAGAAAACCCATCACTTGCTGAGCGATCCGCATGAAGTTGTTGACGCTATTCTAAAGGTTAAGTCAAACGGAGGAACCGACATAACAAATGCCTTAAGAACTGCTGTAAAAGATTTAGTTGAAAGGGGGTTGTCGGATTTGACGAACACAATCGTAATAATAACTGACGGGGAGGATGTAGTTGAAGACCTCTCAAAGGATTTAAAGAAGGCGAACGCAAATCTCATCTCGGTTATGATTCAGGGCGAAAACGAGACCTTAAAAAGCATAAGCGACTGCTACATGAGAGCGGAGTTAAGTGAGGCTGGAGGAATTAAGCTCTTAAAGATTGTTGAAGCTTCTTGA
- a CDS encoding DNA-directed DNA polymerase II small subunit, translated as MDKKTIIKKFAVYGRNIHPLAVEVLIKNVDHHNLDSLIAHICKTTSSFVISREEVERAIKSFKTAPTTNDVKNVDDKPKQVVRSQENVSVKDVTGRSTCEGGIEDFLAYFNSRFEKLSALVRRRIGGVRISSLPKFKNEQVEVVGMVKDVRDYGEFAVFDLEDKTGVVSVFAGEKLKELALELLGDEVVGVIGVYRNGRIYADRIIFPDIPMRERAKKDFGIVFISDTHFGSKEFLEKEWEVFTKWLSGEVGNEKVVDLASKIKYVVIAGDIVDGVGVYPGLENDLTITDIYGQYQYAAEQLDKIPKDVKVILSVGNHDAIRQAEPQPALPKEIRDLFSNNVIHVGNPAHVDLDGLKVLIYHGRSLDDVITKIPRLSYEKPHEAMIELLKRRHLCPIYGGKTPIAPEREDWLVIDEVPDVLHCGHVHTYGVGFYRGVLVVNSSTWQAQTEFQKKMNLNPMPCNVAVYYNGEVGRLRFCK; from the coding sequence ATGGACAAAAAAACGATTATAAAGAAGTTCGCTGTCTACGGCAGGAACATTCATCCGTTAGCAGTTGAAGTACTCATAAAAAACGTCGATCATCACAATTTAGATAGCTTGATAGCCCACATATGCAAAACAACCAGCAGCTTTGTTATATCACGTGAAGAAGTTGAGAGAGCTATCAAAAGTTTTAAAACAGCCCCCACAACCAACGATGTAAAAAATGTTGATGATAAACCTAAACAGGTCGTTAGAAGTCAGGAGAATGTAAGCGTAAAGGATGTTACCGGCAGATCGACATGTGAGGGTGGAATAGAAGATTTCTTAGCCTACTTCAACTCCCGCTTTGAAAAGTTGAGCGCACTCGTGAGAAGAAGAATAGGTGGTGTTAGGATTTCTTCTCTTCCCAAATTTAAGAACGAGCAGGTTGAAGTTGTAGGAATGGTCAAGGACGTTAGGGATTACGGTGAGTTTGCCGTTTTTGATTTGGAAGATAAAACGGGTGTTGTCAGCGTATTTGCTGGAGAGAAATTGAAAGAATTGGCATTGGAGCTTTTGGGAGATGAAGTGGTTGGAGTAATTGGTGTGTACAGGAATGGTAGAATATATGCTGATAGGATAATATTTCCAGATATCCCGATGAGGGAGAGGGCAAAGAAGGACTTCGGTATAGTCTTCATATCCGATACACACTTTGGAAGCAAAGAATTTCTTGAGAAGGAATGGGAAGTCTTTACGAAGTGGCTGAGCGGAGAAGTTGGAAATGAGAAAGTTGTCGATCTCGCGAGTAAGATAAAGTACGTCGTTATTGCTGGGGATATAGTCGATGGAGTTGGAGTTTATCCGGGGCTGGAGAACGATCTTACTATTACGGACATATACGGTCAATACCAGTACGCTGCGGAGCAGTTGGACAAGATACCCAAAGACGTGAAAGTCATACTGTCCGTAGGTAATCACGATGCCATAAGACAGGCAGAACCTCAACCAGCTTTGCCGAAGGAAATAAGAGATCTTTTCTCAAACAATGTTATTCACGTTGGTAATCCAGCTCACGTCGATTTGGATGGCTTGAAAGTTTTGATTTATCATGGAAGGAGCTTGGATGACGTAATAACTAAGATTCCAAGACTCAGCTACGAGAAGCCGCACGAAGCTATGATAGAACTTCTTAAGAGAAGGCATCTCTGCCCGATATATGGTGGAAAAACTCCAATAGCGCCGGAGAGGGAAGATTGGCTCGTAATAGATGAAGTTCCAGACGTTTTGCATTGTGGTCACGTTCACACATACGGTGTTGGATTTTACAGGGGTGTCCTGGTTGTTAACTCAAGCACATGGCAAGCTCAAACCGAATTTCAGAAGAAAATGAACTTGAATCCCATGCCGTGTAACGTGGCAGTTTACTACAATGGGGAAGTGGGGAGGTTAAGATTTTGCAAGTAG
- a CDS encoding stage II sporulation protein M has protein sequence MKEFIVLLAVFLLSTYIGYQWAASHPDQAETFIKQIFESLSFVKDLPQAMIFAVIFVNNTVKSFVNMLLGLAFGVIPVLFIAINGFTIGVVSAVVSKNVGLLKVLLMLIPHGILEIPAVLIACSYGLKLGIATLNRARGVSVDIKFEIKRAVRAYLKYVMPMLLVAAFIETYVTPIISQI, from the coding sequence ATGAAGGAGTTCATAGTACTTCTGGCGGTATTCCTCCTATCAACTTACATCGGCTACCAATGGGCTGCAAGCCATCCCGATCAAGCTGAAACCTTTATAAAACAGATTTTCGAAAGCTTATCGTTTGTCAAAGATCTTCCACAGGCAATGATATTTGCTGTAATCTTCGTTAATAATACCGTCAAGAGTTTTGTAAACATGTTACTTGGCCTAGCTTTTGGTGTAATCCCTGTTCTGTTCATAGCCATCAACGGGTTCACAATAGGTGTCGTTTCTGCCGTTGTTTCAAAGAATGTTGGATTGTTGAAAGTGCTATTGATGCTAATACCTCACGGTATACTTGAGATCCCAGCCGTTTTGATTGCATGCTCTTACGGATTGAAGCTGGGTATCGCCACGTTGAATAGGGCTAGGGGGGTGAGTGTTGACATAAAGTTTGAGATTAAGAGGGCCGTTAGAGCTTACTTGAAATACGTCATGCCGATGCTACTCGTAGCGGCCTTTATAGAGACCTACGTAACTCCTATAATCAGTCAAATTTAA
- the cofE gene encoding coenzyme F420-0:L-glutamate ligase, with product MEIVGLKLPLIKEGDDIAKLIVERFDVEDGDVIAICSTVVSKAEGRIARLDEYKPSAKAIEIANRIGEDARFVQAVLDESDEILIDYPFLLVKAKFGNICVNAGIDRSNVESGVILLPPKDPDESARRIRERIRELTGKDVGIIITDTNGRCFRKGVVGVAIGASGVQVLRDWIGKVDLYGNPLSKTVECVADEIAGFANLIMGEGDWGIPVVIFRGLNLRGEGCARDIYRSEREDVIRMHLKKSRIS from the coding sequence ATGGAAATTGTAGGTCTAAAGCTTCCGTTGATAAAGGAAGGAGACGATATAGCTAAACTGATTGTCGAGAGGTTCGATGTTGAAGATGGGGATGTGATAGCAATATGTTCAACTGTAGTTTCGAAAGCAGAAGGTAGGATTGCAAGGCTCGATGAATACAAACCCAGTGCTAAAGCTATTGAAATAGCCAATAGGATAGGAGAAGATGCAAGGTTTGTTCAGGCTGTCTTGGATGAGAGCGATGAAATATTGATAGATTATCCATTTTTACTTGTTAAAGCGAAATTTGGGAACATCTGCGTAAACGCTGGAATAGACAGAAGCAACGTTGAGAGTGGAGTAATATTGTTACCTCCGAAGGATCCGGATGAAAGTGCAAGGAGGATAAGGGAGAGAATCAGGGAATTAACTGGGAAGGATGTGGGAATAATTATTACAGATACGAACGGCAGATGCTTCAGAAAGGGAGTTGTCGGTGTGGCTATTGGTGCTTCGGGAGTTCAGGTCTTAAGAGATTGGATTGGAAAGGTGGATCTTTACGGAAATCCTTTAAGCAAAACTGTCGAATGCGTTGCAGATGAGATTGCCGGCTTTGCAAACCTAATTATGGGTGAGGGAGATTGGGGAATTCCTGTTGTAATTTTTAGAGGTTTAAATCTTAGAGGAGAGGGATGTGCTAGGGATATATATAGAAGTGAAAGGGAAGACGTAATAAGAATGCATTTGAAAAAATCTAGGATTTCTTAA
- a CDS encoding FtsZ/tubulin family protein, with translation MRLLTIGVGTKGAEISSLLYKRGVKVNRIPLFRCYAVLNNLNDVSKIKLDEKNKFYLPKNSDVTGIINEIMSRYEIHEGAMLITSIKEEDFNVTIELSRKLREVLDDPVMVLGVLSLKNVDSGELRRRIKSLKEFSDYLLLTREESVNETVEALNILARVGEIDLKRRVAGEVVVDTSDLFNALARDGFTVLGQSKRSIPIFKFFMKRSQLLALRTQRMVEMVKDAVRNLSFNGDIESAKSSLIVFAGNPDEITMDGLFASISFVESLNDGMVVRYGDYPIPRARFLSTVVLFSGLRKIKFD, from the coding sequence ATGAGACTTCTTACGATAGGCGTGGGAACTAAAGGGGCGGAAATTTCCAGTCTTTTGTATAAAAGAGGGGTTAAGGTCAATCGAATTCCTCTTTTCAGGTGTTATGCTGTTCTAAATAATCTGAACGATGTTAGTAAAATAAAGCTGGATGAGAAGAATAAGTTCTACCTTCCCAAGAACTCGGACGTTACTGGAATCATTAACGAGATAATGAGCAGATACGAAATTCACGAGGGAGCTATGCTCATAACGTCCATTAAGGAGGAAGATTTTAACGTCACGATTGAGTTGAGTCGCAAGCTTAGAGAGGTTTTGGATGATCCTGTGATGGTATTGGGTGTTTTGAGCTTAAAGAATGTTGATTCTGGAGAGTTGAGAAGGAGAATTAAAAGTTTGAAGGAGTTTTCAGATTACCTTCTTCTGACAAGGGAAGAGAGCGTGAATGAAACAGTCGAAGCGCTGAACATTCTCGCAAGGGTTGGTGAGATCGATTTGAAGAGGAGGGTTGCTGGTGAGGTTGTTGTAGACACTTCAGATCTATTCAATGCCTTAGCAAGGGATGGATTTACCGTTTTAGGTCAATCTAAGCGTAGTATACCTATTTTTAAATTTTTCATGAAGAGAAGTCAGCTCTTGGCTTTGAGAACTCAGAGGATGGTTGAGATGGTGAAAGATGCCGTGAGAAATCTCAGCTTCAATGGGGACATTGAATCTGCCAAGAGCTCTCTTATAGTTTTTGCCGGAAATCCCGATGAAATTACTATGGATGGTCTGTTCGCAAGCATAAGCTTTGTCGAAAGTTTGAACGATGGTATGGTCGTTAGATACGGAGATTATCCCATTCCCAGAGCTAGGTTTTTGAGTACCGTCGTGCTCTTCTCTGGATTAAGGAAAATTAAATTTGACTGA
- a CDS encoding S26 family signal peptidase, whose product MDWKGIAREIISTIIIVGAIIGIGIAITGTWPFMVAVQSGSMEPHIHKGDVIILFGLNRVGKVVTWIDGSKSDYKMFGDYGDVIVYYPNGDNGKTPIIHRVIAYVHKGEYIPTLIKINGRVYLGYVKVKAKVSGFITQGDANYEPCKIQDLKNLLIYNYVLLYNETEKRFDKVNLSDLTKFKMCKLGIPDQLAPDWNIEPVKEEWIVGVAKFRIPYVGWVRLLI is encoded by the coding sequence ATGGACTGGAAAGGGATTGCTAGGGAGATAATATCGACGATTATAATAGTTGGAGCTATTATTGGAATAGGAATTGCGATAACTGGTACTTGGCCATTCATGGTTGCCGTTCAATCTGGTAGCATGGAGCCGCACATTCACAAAGGCGATGTAATAATACTCTTTGGCTTGAATAGGGTTGGTAAAGTGGTAACTTGGATAGACGGTTCTAAGAGTGACTACAAGATGTTTGGAGATTACGGTGATGTGATAGTCTATTATCCAAACGGTGATAATGGCAAAACACCCATAATTCACAGGGTAATTGCTTACGTTCATAAAGGTGAATACATACCGACTTTAATAAAGATAAACGGAAGGGTGTATTTGGGATATGTAAAGGTTAAAGCGAAGGTTAGTGGATTCATCACTCAGGGAGATGCAAACTACGAGCCATGTAAAATTCAAGATTTAAAAAATTTATTAATATATAATTATGTTTTATTATACAACGAAACCGAAAAACGCTTCGATAAAGTTAACTTAAGCGACCTCACTAAGTTTAAAATGTGTAAGTTAGGTATTCCAGATCAGCTTGCACCAGATTGGAATATAGAGCCAGTTAAAGAGGAGTGGATCGTTGGCGTTGCGAAGTTTAGAATACCTTATGTCGGATGGGTAAGGTTGCTGATATGA
- the iorA gene encoding indolepyruvate ferredoxin oxidoreductase subunit alpha has protein sequence MHVLGSEGEKAFLLGNEAIARGALEAGVDVFACYPGTPSSEIGDTLAKVSKLLKDFMHVEYSTNEKVAFEVAMGASLAGKRGMCAMKHVGVNVASDALFSFAYIGAVGGFVLVTADDPFMHSSQNEQDNRWYGLSAKVPVFEAHSVQELKDLTKECFEISEKFGLPVILRTYTRLSHARGIVRLGKIPEKKLEKVEWVAKPEKFVVLPSNARKLKLELEKKLKNLQDFLERWERNWVEDGDSRLGIIACGLSYSYVKDALKRLNLNLPILKLSSMHPLPMKKIEDFVTSVERVLVVEEVDPIVEIFVKTLTKNVYGKLTGHLPMHYEYSIPIVEKAIAKLLNIPTRLDYDRIVERAREISKIAPPRPPVLCPGCPHSPVFYVLRKIANEVKCALPSDIGCYTLGYNPPYRAVEVCVCMGASVGVSNGLSWVIKDKIIATIGDSTFFHAGIPALINAVYNGAKFVLVVLDNMTTGMTGHQPHPGIGLKADGSVGKAIKIEEVAKACGVEFVEVVNSYSVRNVEDAVRRALDHDSVAVVVAKQLCSIVRMRELRRKGVKLLPFEILQNKCNNCGECYRVFSCPAIYLDGEKPQIDPALCTSCGVCARICPERAIKVKKS, from the coding sequence ATGCATGTACTTGGCAGTGAGGGAGAGAAAGCATTTCTACTTGGGAATGAGGCAATCGCAAGAGGAGCTTTGGAAGCTGGTGTAGATGTATTTGCATGCTATCCCGGAACACCTTCATCCGAAATCGGTGATACCCTTGCAAAGGTCTCAAAGCTTTTGAAGGACTTCATGCACGTTGAATACTCAACAAATGAGAAGGTCGCTTTTGAGGTGGCAATGGGTGCTTCCTTAGCCGGTAAAAGGGGAATGTGTGCTATGAAACATGTTGGAGTAAATGTTGCGAGTGATGCCCTCTTCAGCTTCGCATACATAGGTGCGGTAGGTGGATTCGTTCTAGTTACAGCTGACGATCCCTTCATGCACAGCAGTCAAAACGAGCAGGATAACAGGTGGTACGGATTATCAGCTAAGGTGCCAGTTTTCGAAGCGCACAGCGTTCAAGAACTTAAAGACTTGACGAAAGAGTGTTTTGAAATCTCTGAAAAATTTGGACTGCCCGTAATCTTAAGAACTTACACGAGGTTGAGCCATGCAAGGGGAATTGTAAGGCTTGGAAAAATTCCCGAAAAGAAGCTTGAAAAGGTTGAATGGGTTGCAAAACCGGAGAAATTCGTTGTTCTTCCCTCTAACGCAAGAAAGCTGAAGCTAGAACTCGAAAAAAAGCTGAAGAACCTTCAGGACTTCTTGGAAAGATGGGAAAGAAATTGGGTTGAAGACGGAGATAGTAGGCTGGGAATAATAGCGTGTGGTTTGAGCTATTCCTATGTTAAGGATGCTTTGAAGAGATTGAATTTAAATCTGCCAATTCTCAAGCTTTCTTCGATGCATCCTCTACCTATGAAGAAAATTGAAGATTTTGTTACATCTGTTGAAAGAGTCTTGGTAGTTGAAGAGGTCGATCCGATTGTTGAAATCTTCGTAAAAACGTTAACTAAGAACGTTTACGGTAAGCTGACTGGCCATTTGCCCATGCACTACGAATACAGTATACCAATAGTTGAAAAAGCAATTGCAAAGCTGTTGAATATTCCTACAAGGCTAGACTACGACCGCATCGTTGAAAGAGCGAGAGAGATTTCGAAGATTGCGCCTCCAAGACCTCCCGTCCTTTGTCCGGGTTGTCCTCACTCTCCAGTTTTCTACGTTCTGAGAAAGATTGCAAACGAGGTAAAGTGCGCCCTACCAAGTGATATAGGTTGCTACACCTTAGGCTACAATCCACCGTATAGGGCTGTAGAGGTATGCGTTTGTATGGGTGCGAGCGTTGGAGTATCAAATGGCTTAAGCTGGGTGATAAAGGACAAGATAATCGCAACTATCGGTGATTCAACATTCTTCCATGCGGGAATCCCAGCGCTAATTAACGCGGTCTACAATGGAGCAAAGTTCGTTCTCGTAGTTTTGGACAACATGACCACCGGAATGACTGGACACCAGCCACATCCCGGAATAGGTTTGAAAGCTGATGGTAGCGTCGGAAAGGCAATAAAAATTGAGGAAGTTGCAAAAGCCTGCGGCGTAGAATTTGTGGAAGTTGTAAATTCCTACAGTGTTAGGAATGTTGAAGATGCTGTAAGAAGGGCTTTAGATCACGACAGTGTTGCCGTTGTTGTTGCTAAACAGCTCTGTTCAATAGTCAGGATGAGGGAACTCAGGAGAAAAGGAGTAAAGCTGTTACCGTTTGAAATATTACAGAATAAGTGCAACAACTGCGGAGAATGTTACAGAGTTTTCTCATGCCCAGCAATCTACCTAGATGGAGAAAAACCACAGATAGACCCGGCACTCTGCACATCTTGCGGAGTATGCGCGAGAATATGCCCAGAGAGGGCGATAAAGGTTAAGAAATCCTAG
- a CDS encoding translin family protein, producing MIEEFLDFVRSKLEEKELAREELLKLVREMRINSTKAIASIHAGDFKKADEYLRNAMEILQKVKEYKVYPDVYYPVTFDAMQELVEAYVFRHIVENYDIDVDLSQLDVEFAPILTGLADAVGEIRRHILDLLRKNEFDKAEKLIGIMERIYNNLITFSFPDKITPNLRPKVDYVRNAIERTKSDFISAKASALSEDVKSLEELIKKLQQSLRA from the coding sequence ATGATTGAAGAATTTTTGGATTTTGTTAGATCTAAGCTCGAAGAGAAAGAGTTAGCTAGAGAAGAGTTACTTAAGCTTGTTAGAGAAATGCGAATAAACTCCACAAAAGCCATAGCTTCAATTCATGCTGGCGATTTTAAGAAGGCTGACGAATACCTAAGAAATGCGATGGAAATACTTCAAAAGGTTAAGGAGTATAAAGTCTATCCAGACGTTTATTACCCCGTAACATTCGATGCCATGCAAGAGTTAGTTGAAGCTTACGTCTTCAGGCATATCGTTGAAAATTACGATATCGACGTTGATCTAAGCCAACTCGATGTGGAGTTCGCTCCGATCTTAACTGGTTTAGCCGATGCTGTTGGAGAAATTAGAAGACATATACTTGATTTACTCAGAAAAAATGAGTTTGATAAGGCCGAGAAGTTGATAGGCATTATGGAGAGAATCTACAATAACCTCATAACGTTCAGCTTTCCGGACAAGATAACTCCAAATTTGAGGCCAAAAGTAGATTACGTTAGGAATGCAATAGAGAGAACAAAATCGGATTTCATATCTGCAAAAGCTTCCGCTTTGAGTGAAGATGTTAAAAGCTTAGAAGAGCTTATCAAGAAGCTTCAACAATCTTTAAGAGCTTAA
- the albA gene encoding DNA-binding protein Alba, giving the protein MAENAVFVGNKPVMNYVLAVLTQFNNGAKEVAIKARGKAISRAVDVAEIVRKRFLPDVDVKDIKISTEQIESEQGTANVSAIEIILAKKE; this is encoded by the coding sequence ATGGCAGAGAATGCGGTGTTTGTTGGGAACAAGCCGGTAATGAACTACGTGTTGGCCGTGCTGACGCAGTTCAACAACGGCGCAAAGGAGGTAGCAATTAAGGCGAGAGGAAAGGCGATAAGTAGGGCAGTCGATGTAGCAGAGATCGTCAGAAAAAGATTCTTGCCAGATGTCGATGTCAAGGACATAAAGATCTCAACTGAGCAAATCGAGAGCGAGCAGGGAACTGCGAACGTCTCAGCGATTGAGATAATTTTGGCTAAGAAGGAGTAA